In the Thermovenabulum gondwanense genome, ACTTTGCCCTTTTTACCGCTTCCACAGCAGCCTCCAGCACCTGTTCGGGGCTCATTTTAAGTTTATACTGCATGTGTATGGGAGAAGATGCTATAAAGGTATGGATCCTGGGGCTTTCTGCATTTTTTAACGCTTCCGCAGCTTTATCTATGTCCTTAAAGTTAGCCCTGGCAAGTCCCGCTATAACAGGCCCTTTCACATTTTCCGCTATGGTTTTAACCGCATTGAAATCCCCATTAGAAGCTATGGGAAAGCCGGCTTCAATAACATCCACCTTGAGTTTTGCCAGCTGCCGGGCTATCTCCAATTTCTCGTATACGTTCAAAGCCACCCCCGGGGTTTGCTCTCCATCCCTCAACGTTGTATCAAAAATCTCCACTTTCATTACCATAAAAATCCCTCCATCAATCTTTTTCTTCTTCATCCACTTTGATTGTCTTAGGACCCCTGTTCATAGCAATAAGGCCGGTCCTGACAAGCTCCTTAATCCCGAAGGGCCTTACCAGTTCTTCAAAAGCGTTTATTTTGTCCTTATCTCCCGTAAGTTCGATAATCATTGACCTTCTGCTGACATCAACTATATTTGCCCGGAATATTTCGGCAATCTGTATTATTTCTGACCTGTTTTTGGGTTCCGCATCCACCTTTATTAGCACAAGCTCCCTGCTGACCGAATCATCGGAGCTAATCTTGCTTACCTTTATGACATCCACCAATTTATTTAATTGCTTTTTTACCTGTTCCACTATATATTCATCGCCTTCAACAACTATGGTCATGCGGGAAATTTCAGGGTTTTCCGTTGTACCGACGGCCAAACTGTCTATATTAAATCCCCGCCTGCTGAAAAGTCCCGCCACCCTGGATAACACTCCCGGGTGATTTTCTACCAGTACTGAAAGTATGGTCTTCACCTCTTCACCCTCCAATCATCTTATTTATGGGTGAACCGTTTAATACCATCGGGTAGACATTTTCTCTTATATCCACCATACATTCCAACAGAAAACTGCCTTCTTCCGATAGCATCCGGTCTACCGCCTGCGGCAGCTCTTTTCGGCTCTCTATCCTCTCTGCCTTTATCCCGTAGCTTTCTGCTAATTTGACAAAGTCCGGTGTAAATTTGAAATTAACCTGATGATATCTTCCATCGCAGTAAAACTCCTGAAGCTGTCTCACAAGCCCCAAACCGCCGTTATTGAAAAGAACCATTTTTACTGCTAAGTTATTTTCGACAATTGTCGCCATCTCCGCTAAATTCATCTGAAAGCTTCCATCCCCGGCAAAGTTTATTACGGTTTTCCCCGGGTTTGCAAATTTTGCTCCGATCGCTGCGGGAAGGCCGTAACCCATGGTACCAAGCCCTCCCGAAGTTATAAAGCTGCGCGGGTGAATAAATTCGTAAAACTGCGCTACCCACATTTGATGGGAACCCACTTCCGTAGTAATAATTGCTTCTCCCTTAGTCTTTTGAGAAATCACCTCTATTATCTCCTGTGGGCAAAGCATACCTTTTTTTTCGTAAACCCCTTTTTTACTGATTTTTTCTATAAAATCATACCATTCATAAAGATCCTTTTTTGTGCTATTTTTTGAAATCTCCGAAAGCACAACCCTCAGGTCCCCTACTATAGGTATATCGACCCTTACGTTTTTTCCGATTTCTGCCGGGTCTATATCAATATGTAGGATTTTTGCCTTCGGCGCAAACCCCGATACTTTACCTGTCATCCTGTCGCTGAACCTTACCCCTGCAGCAATTATCAGGTCAGCCTCGGTTATGGCAATGTTAGCGCGGGGACTACCGTGCATACCGGCCATTCCAAGAGATAACGGATGATTTTGCGGAAAACAGCCTATGCCCATGAGGGAGGTAGCTACCGGTATACCCGTCTTTTCCACTAATTCCATCAATTCCTTTTCCGCTTTGGCGGAGTTTACCCCTCCACCTGCTATTATGACCGGGCGCTGGGCTCTTTTTATTTCTTCTACTGCCCTTTCTATCTGCAGGGGATGCCCCTGAACCTTAGGTTTATATCCTCGAAGGTTAATTTTCCCGGGCATTTTAAACTCTATTCTCGTCTCCGCTACATCCTTGGGAAGGTCTATCAAAACAGGGCCCGGCCTTCCGGTGGAAGCAATATAAAAGGCCTCCTTTACTATCCTGGGTATATCTTCCGCCCTTTTAACCAGATAATTGTGCTTTGTAAACGGAGCGGTAGCCCCCGTTATGTCCACCTCTTGAAAAACATCCCGCCCGATTACGCCGGTAGGCACCTGTCCGGTTATTGCAACTATCGGAACGGAATCCATATAGGCAGTTGCTATCCCCGTTACCAGGTTTGTCGCGCCGGGCCCCGAGGTGGCCATGCAAACTCCCACCTTCCCGGAAACCCTGGCAAAACCGCTGGCTGCATGGGCAGCAGCCTGTTCGGAGCGAGTTAAAACATGTTTGATTTTTTTAGAATTATAAAGGGAATCGTAAACCGGAAGTATCGCTCCCCCTGGATAACCGAATATTAAATCCACTCCCTCTGCTTCCAGTGCCTTAATTAAAGCCTCTGCAGCAGTAATTTTCATAAGGGCACCACCTCTTTAAAATTTTATCGTCGTATTTTATATAAAAAATTAAACCCCCTCACCCCAAGACATAATGTCTCAGGGACGAGGGGGAGTTTACCCCGTGGTACCACCCTGTTTTACCCATACCTCACGGTATAGGCCTCAGGAAGTAGCTGACTACTTCTAACTTTAACGCACCTTTGCGGCACCGGATTACTTTTGTTCACCCGGGCAGTTCGGGAGCGAGAAAAGCGCAAACTCAGGACCGGCTTTCACCTGACCCGGCTCTCTTTTGCCTGAATTAAGTCGCTTTTTTCTCCTTCATCACTTTTACCCTTTTTGATTTTTTTAATTGTGTATCTTCTAAATTAATTAAGTTTTTAACCTGAAAATATTTTGATAAGTATTTTATCATTTAAAATTTTAATATGTCAAGAGGGTAAAATAAATATTTTTGTTTTTTCCTCCAGCGCCTTAGCTATATCCACTATTTCCTGAGCGTTCTTTGTTATTTCCTGAGTAGAAGCAGCAAATTCCTCTACGGAGGCAGAGATTTGTTCAGCAGACACCGAGGCTTCTTCCGACGTCCTGCTTATGGCTTCTATTCTTTCTGCGATTACATCTTTAAGCTTTGATATTTGCCCTATATCGGAGAATACTTTTTCGATTAGGGTTTTCATTTCGCTAATACTCATTGATATTTTTTCAAAAGCACTCAGGGTATCTCCCGTACTTTCCTGCTGTTTTTTCAGCTTTCCATCCATTAGTTCGGATGTCCTTACCACCTGTTCCGTATCAGAAACCATGCCCCTTAAAAGATTCCTTATTTTTTCCAGGGATATCCTTGTCTGCTCCGACAGCTTCCGTATTTCGGAAGCAACTACCGAAAAGCCCGAGCCTTTATCTCCTGCCCTCGCAGCTTCTATTGCAGCATTAAGAGCCAATAAATTAGTCTGTTCGGCGATCCCTTTTATTATTTCTACAACTTCTTCCACCTGTTTCACCGAAGTTTTCATCTGCTCCAATTTTTCTAAAACCAGTTTAAAACTACTGGAAATTTCTTCTATCGATCCGACAAGATTCCCCAGCTTTTCCCTGCCGGTTTGAGCATAAGAAAAGCTTTCTTCTCCGGAATTTTTTACCCGGGCTATTTCATTAAAAAGACCGTTTATACTCCCTTTAATTTCCTCAATCAAATCATTAATATCTTTAATTTTCATAGTCTGCTCATTAGCACCCTGTGCTACATTTTCTACGGTTTTGGCCACTTCTTCGGAGGAAATAGCTATTTCTTCCGAGATATCATTTAATTTTACAGAACTATTAAACAGGGCCTTCGTTTCCTCCCTGATTCCAACGATAAGAGGTAGAAAGTTTTCTTTAAGCCTTTTAACAGAAAGTGCAAGTTCCCCTATTTCATCCCTTCTATATAAAAATTTTTCTTCCATTCTTGCGGTAAAATCACCTTTAGAAATGCTTCCAATTTGTTGAATAACGGCAAGCACCGGCGTTATGGTTGTTTTTGCCATTGCAAAGGTCAGAAAAACTGAGAGGATAATTATCAGCAAGGAAAAAAAGATCATAGCGCCTTTTAACCTTCCAATGCCTTTTAAAACTTCTTCTTTCGGAGCCACCACACCCACCGACCATCGGGTGTTACCTACCGGCGTAAAGGCTATAAGCCAATCTCTGCCGTTTTCTTTTACCTCCTCTATTCCATTTTCGCCCTTAATCATCCTGTTTACCGTATCATTTAAAGAAGAAGAATTATTAATCAGATTTTCTTTTTTCATTATTCTGTCCAGGTCTTTGTGAGCTATTATGTTTCCTTTATCGTCAATAGCAAAGGAATACCCATCCTCGCTGTAAGCAGCTGATGAAATTAACTGATTAAATTTATTGCCATCCACAATGCCCACTACGGCGCCTGCAAGCTCATTGGTAAGGTAATGCCTTACCGGAGAATAAAATAAGTAATCGAAGGAGTTTTTGTTTTGCTGAACCCTTAATTCAAAGCCGCTCATCCCTTTTTGCGCAATTGCTTTATAATAATTTACGTCCTCCGCATCGACAGGCGTGCCGTCCTGATAATATCCGTTGCCGTCAGTGCCGATTAAAGCAAATCTTTTAAAATCCAATTTTATCGATTTTCGGAGCTGATCCCTTAAATACTGAAGCTTTTCTTCCAGCGATGCTTCTCTATTTTCCCACTTCCCTTTAATCACACTGGTATCGGAAATACTTTCTATAACGTACAATCTTGATTGTATGTTGTCTTCTATGTTTTCCGCAGTTTTCTCCGCCACTTTTTCCATGGCATTTATAGCCTCATTTTTTACCGCATTTGAAGCGTAAGTCTGACTTATTACAAAAAGAACAACACATCCGATTAATACTATACTGCCAAAAACCGTTGTCATATTTAAAAGCAGGCTTCGTTTAATTTTAAATTTCTGTTTAATTTTTTTTAATTTATAAAAATCTATGATATTTTTTACTCTAAATATATTAACCACCTCCCAAAAATATAACCTCAAACCAATTTCTGCGGCTTGAGGTTCCGAGTGGGTGTAAATATTATGTATAACTACATAAACTTAATTTCTATAAGGTTCTATCCCAAAATGGTTAAAAAATTCTATTCCTTTTTTAATATCTTCTTTAAAATCGTTAAAGGTGTTTGCCTCAATTGAAATTATCTCTTTATAACATATTTTCTTTAATACATTGATAAAGGGGGCATAATCATAACCATCGTTTAAAGTAGGTATAAACCTCTGGGGGAAATTGGAAAGAGGATTATCCACGTGAATATGTTTGATGTATTTTTCGTAGTCGGCTATATCCTCTACATCTCTGTTCATTGGCAGAAGATACCTCATATCACACATGGTCTTCAAATTGTACCTTCCAAATTCCTCGATAAATTTTACCGCTTCCGGTATGGAATTGATAAAGTTGGATAAACTTGTGCTCAGGGGTTCTAAAAGCACCGTTATATTGTATTCTGCGGTGACATCGCACAAAATATTGATAAAGGTAATTAGTTTCTCGTAAGCTCCTTTTACATCACCTTCTGCGGGGAGGCTTCTGGACCTGCCGTTTCCAAAAACGTAATAACGGGCACCCATTTTTGCAGTCCTTTCGGCACCTTTTTTTAGATATTCCGTCCAGTAATTCAGATCAAATTCCGGCGAGGTTATGGATATATTTAAAGGAACGGGGTTGTCGAAGACTTCGCAGGTGATTCCCGAGTCTTTGACTCTTTTCAAAGCCATTTTATATTCGTCATCGCTAAATTCCACAATTTCTCTTATTTGCAGTTCAGCACAGTCATACCCGGCTTTTGCAATATCATCGATGTCTTTTGTGGAGCCAAAGCAGGAAAGCTTCATCTTCATAAAAATCAACCTCCTTTTCTTTTTTTGCTTTTAACCTTTTTATTATTAATCTGGTTTTAAACTAAACTAATCTATTTTAAGTAGCACTTTAATATCCTTGCTGTTCCCCGATGCAAGGTCTTTAAACACTTCCGGTGTCTCGGACAGGTTATAGGTAGAAGTGATTATATTTCTCACATCCAATCTTTTGTCAGCCAAATAATCCATTACATCTTGCATTTCGGTGGTAAACATGTAACTGCCGTACACGGTTAACTGTCGTCCTACTATGCTCACCGGGTTTATGCTAACTTCTTCCCTTATCAGCGATACGAGTATTATGCTTCCTCCATTCCTGACAAGCTTAATGGAATCATTTATAACCCCGGGAGCTCCCGCCGTAACTATTACCCGGTCATATCCTATGCCTCCGGTGTATTCAAGGGCCTTCTCTATGGATTCACTTTTAACATTTACCACCTCATGGGCTCCGCAGGCTTTTGCCGCATCAAGCCTGAAATCCATAATATCCGTTGCAACGATTTTCCCGGAACCGAAGATTTTTAAAAATTGAATTATCATTAAGCCAATAGGGCCTGAACCGATTACGAGGACGTTTTCCCCTTTTTCAAAACTCACGGCTTTTGCAGCACAATAACATACTGCCAGAGGCTCAAGGAGTGCCCCTTCCTCGAAGGTTACTCCCTCTTTTAGCGGCACCACCGAAAATTCGGGGACGCACACGTACTCGGCAAAGCCACCATCACACCTTTTTTTCTCTACTCCAAGCGTCCTACCTACGCTTCTCCTGTTGTTGCACAAATTTATTAATCCCTTTTTACAGTAGAAGCATTTTCCGCAGTAAAGTATAGGATTTACGCTAACCCTCTGGCCGATTCTTTCCTTTGATACGCCCTGCCCAACTTCGACAATCTCGCCCGAAAATTCGTGACCGAAAATTAAAGGAGGTAATGCCCGGTCCGAGCCTATCTTATACTCTTCAATATCCGATCCGCAAATGGATGCATATTTTACTTTTATGCACACTTCCCCTTCTTTTGGCACGGGTCTTTCCACTTCTTCGAACCTCATATCCCTGGGCCCGTAAAAAACGACAGCCTTCATCTTTTCCATACTCTCACCCCTTTATTCATTATTTTAGAGAGTGGGGATTAACCCTCACTCTCTAAAAAAACTATCTTATGACGGCCATGCAATTGTGTAAATATGTTTTCCACCCTTTGTGGGGCCTTTTAATAGTGCTTCGATTTCTTCCGGATCCCTTTGAGATATAAGTTTTGCATCGGGAAGTTTTCCCGGCGGGAACACCGATAAAATATCATTGTGCAGTTTAAATAAGTAGTCACAGGCCCTTTCGATGCACGCCTTTGCTTTATTAGGATCGGCCTTTGTGGCTTTACCGAGTACACCTTCAGGAGCGGTAATACATTCTATTCCCACATTACCCACCTGGCAGTGTCCCGGTATGGGATACCCGTAAATATCTCCTCCACTGTCTACGTGGCCGGCTGGTAAATATCCTTTAATTGTTGTATCTTCGGCGTTTTCCATATCACAGAACTCAGGGAACAGAGCGAGGGATATGGAGGTTTCCGCCTCGTCTGCATGCTGGAAGGGAGTCTCAAAAGGCCCGCCGTGCTCTTTATCCATTAA is a window encoding:
- a CDS encoding sugar phosphate isomerase/epimerase family protein encodes the protein MKMKLSCFGSTKDIDDIAKAGYDCAELQIREIVEFSDDEYKMALKRVKDSGITCEVFDNPVPLNISITSPEFDLNYWTEYLKKGAERTAKMGARYYVFGNGRSRSLPAEGDVKGAYEKLITFINILCDVTAEYNITVLLEPLSTSLSNFINSIPEAVKFIEEFGRYNLKTMCDMRYLLPMNRDVEDIADYEKYIKHIHVDNPLSNFPQRFIPTLNDGYDYAPFINVLKKICYKEIISIEANTFNDFKEDIKKGIEFFNHFGIEPYRN
- the ilvN gene encoding acetolactate synthase small subunit, producing the protein MKTILSVLVENHPGVLSRVAGLFSRRGFNIDSLAVGTTENPEISRMTIVVEGDEYIVEQVKKQLNKLVDVIKVSKISSDDSVSRELVLIKVDAEPKNRSEIIQIAEIFRANIVDVSRRSMIIELTGDKDKINAFEELVRPFGIKELVRTGLIAMNRGPKTIKVDEEEKD
- a CDS encoding methyl-accepting chemotaxis protein; the encoded protein is MTTVFGSIVLIGCVVLFVISQTYASNAVKNEAINAMEKVAEKTAENIEDNIQSRLYVIESISDTSVIKGKWENREASLEEKLQYLRDQLRKSIKLDFKRFALIGTDGNGYYQDGTPVDAEDVNYYKAIAQKGMSGFELRVQQNKNSFDYLFYSPVRHYLTNELAGAVVGIVDGNKFNQLISSAAYSEDGYSFAIDDKGNIIAHKDLDRIMKKENLINNSSSLNDTVNRMIKGENGIEEVKENGRDWLIAFTPVGNTRWSVGVVAPKEEVLKGIGRLKGAMIFFSLLIIILSVFLTFAMAKTTITPVLAVIQQIGSISKGDFTARMEEKFLYRRDEIGELALSVKRLKENFLPLIVGIREETKALFNSSVKLNDISEEIAISSEEVAKTVENVAQGANEQTMKIKDINDLIEEIKGSINGLFNEIARVKNSGEESFSYAQTGREKLGNLVGSIEEISSSFKLVLEKLEQMKTSVKQVEEVVEIIKGIAEQTNLLALNAAIEAARAGDKGSGFSVVASEIRKLSEQTRISLEKIRNLLRGMVSDTEQVVRTSELMDGKLKKQQESTGDTLSAFEKISMSISEMKTLIEKVFSDIGQISKLKDVIAERIEAISRTSEEASVSAEQISASVEEFAASTQEITKNAQEIVDIAKALEEKTKIFILPS
- the ilvB gene encoding biosynthetic-type acetolactate synthase large subunit — encoded protein: MKITAAEALIKALEAEGVDLIFGYPGGAILPVYDSLYNSKKIKHVLTRSEQAAAHAASGFARVSGKVGVCMATSGPGATNLVTGIATAYMDSVPIVAITGQVPTGVIGRDVFQEVDITGATAPFTKHNYLVKRAEDIPRIVKEAFYIASTGRPGPVLIDLPKDVAETRIEFKMPGKINLRGYKPKVQGHPLQIERAVEEIKRAQRPVIIAGGGVNSAKAEKELMELVEKTGIPVATSLMGIGCFPQNHPLSLGMAGMHGSPRANIAITEADLIIAAGVRFSDRMTGKVSGFAPKAKILHIDIDPAEIGKNVRVDIPIVGDLRVVLSEISKNSTKKDLYEWYDFIEKISKKGVYEKKGMLCPQEIIEVISQKTKGEAIITTEVGSHQMWVAQFYEFIHPRSFITSGGLGTMGYGLPAAIGAKFANPGKTVINFAGDGSFQMNLAEMATIVENNLAVKMVLFNNGGLGLVRQLQEFYCDGRYHQVNFKFTPDFVKLAESYGIKAERIESRKELPQAVDRMLSEEGSFLLECMVDIRENVYPMVLNGSPINKMIGG
- a CDS encoding zinc-dependent alcohol dehydrogenase, producing the protein MEKMKAVVFYGPRDMRFEEVERPVPKEGEVCIKVKYASICGSDIEEYKIGSDRALPPLIFGHEFSGEIVEVGQGVSKERIGQRVSVNPILYCGKCFYCKKGLINLCNNRRSVGRTLGVEKKRCDGGFAEYVCVPEFSVVPLKEGVTFEEGALLEPLAVCYCAAKAVSFEKGENVLVIGSGPIGLMIIQFLKIFGSGKIVATDIMDFRLDAAKACGAHEVVNVKSESIEKALEYTGGIGYDRVIVTAGAPGVINDSIKLVRNGGSIILVSLIREEVSINPVSIVGRQLTVYGSYMFTTEMQDVMDYLADKRLDVRNIITSTYNLSETPEVFKDLASGNSKDIKVLLKID